The following nucleotide sequence is from Achromobacter spanius.
TTCAAGCTACGCCCCAACGTGAAGTTCTCGGATGGCACGCCGTTCACCGCCGAAGACGTGGTGTTCACGTATGACCGCGTGCCCAAGGTACCCAACAGCCCGTCTCCCTTCACGCTGTACCTGGGTTCGGTCGAGAAGACTGAAGCGGTCGACCCGATGACCGTGCGCATCACCACCAAGCAGGCCGCCCCGAATCTGCTCGTGAACCTGGCGCAATTGCCCATCTTGTCGAAAAAGGCCGCATCCGGTCCGGCGCCGGAAGGCAAGACGACAACCGAATTGAACAGCGGCGATGGCTTGATTGGCACGGGTCCGTACAAGTTCGTGTCGTGGAAGCGCGGCGCCGAGTTCGTGTTGGCGCGCAATGAAAACTACTGGGGCAAAAAGCCTGAGTGGGACCGTGTGGTGTACCGCCCGATCAGCAACGCCGCCGCACGCGTGGCCGCATTGCTGGCCGGTGATGTCGACATGATCGAAGATCCCCCCACCGACGACCTGCCCAAGCTGAAGAGCGACAAAAAGCTCTTCGTGGAAGAAACGCCGTCCGTGCGTGTTGTGTATGTAGCGCTGGATCAGTACGCCGAGCCGTCGCCCGGCATCAAGGGCACCGACAAGAACCCGATGAAGGACAAGCGCGTGCGCGAAGCCTTGTCGCTCGCCATCAATCGCCAAGCGCTGGTTGAGCGGGTGATGGGCGGCGTGGCCCTGCCCGCCGGCAACATGCTGCCCTACCCCATGTTCGGCTCCAGCAAGGAACATTCCAAAGCGCCCAAGGCCGATGTGGAAAAGGCGAAGGCCTTGCTGAAGGAAGCTGGCTATCCCGACGGTTTCTCGATCACGCTGGGTTCGCCGTCGGGCCGCTACGTGAATGATTCAAAGGTGGCGCAAGCGATCGCATCGATGTGGACGCGCATCGGCGTGAAGACCAGTGTGGACGCGATGGCGCCCCCGGTGTTCTTCAAGAACCGTGACAGCTATGCGTTCTCGGCGTATCTGGCGGGCTGGTCGGTGACCAGCGGCGAAATGTCCAACGCGTTGACTTCACTGCTGGTGACGCGCAATCCGGAAGCCGGCCTGGGCACCACCAATCGCAGCCGCTATTCCAACCCGAAGATGGACGAACTGGTGAAGGAAGCATCGTCCACCATGGACGAGGCCAAGCGCGCCGAGTTGCTGTCCAAGGCCAGCAACATGGCAATGGACGACTACGCCATGCTGCCGATTCACTTCGAATTGTCGGTCTGGGCGATGAAGAACGACATCCGCTACCAGGGCCGCCCTGACCAGGTCACGCTTGCGCAGTTTGCAACCTTGAAGAAGTAACGCGCAACGCGGGCGGTTTCCAGTGCTGGCAACAATCGTAAGAAGGCTGCTGCAAACCATCGTCGTCATGCTTGTCATGTCGGCGTTGGTTTTTGCAGGCATATACATGGTGGGCGATCCGGTTTCGATGCTGGCCAGCCCGGAAGCCACCGAGGCGCAGCGTGCCGCCATCAGCGCGTCGTTGGGTTTGGACCTGCCGCTGTGGCGGCAGTACCTGATCTTCATGAGCCAGGCAGTGCAAGGCGATTTCGGCAACAGCTTCCTGACGGGCGAGCCGGCCATGCACCTGATCCTGGAGCGCATGCCGGCCACCGTCGAACTGGCCTGTGTGGCCATGCTGATGTCGGTACTGATCGGCGTGCCGCTGGGCATCCTGGCGGGCTTGAAGCCGCAGGCGCCGGGTTCACGCGCCATCATGACCGGCTCCGTGCTGGGTTTCTCATTACCCAACTTCTGGGTCGGCCTGATGCTGATCATGGTGTTCGCCGTGATGCTGGGCTGGGTGCCGGCGGGGGGGCGCGGCAAGACGGTCAGCATTGGTTCGCTTGAGCTGAGCGTGCTGACGCTTAGCGGCTGGATGAGCCTGGCCTTGCCCGCCGCCACGATCGCCATCGCCAAGTGCGCGATGATCATTCGCGTGACGCGCGCGGCCACGCGCGAAGCACTGCCCATGGACTACATCAAGTTCGCGCGCGCCAAGGGCTTGTCGGAAAAGCGGGTGCTGGGCGTGCATCTGTTGAAGAACATCCTGATTCCGGTCGTGACGGTGGCGGGTCTTGAATTCGGCCAGGTGATGGCGTTCGCCGTCGTCACCGAAACTGTGTTTTCGTGGCCGGGCATGGGCAAGCTGCTGATCGATTCCATCATCAATCTGGATCGTCCGGTGGTGGTGGCCTATCTGCTTTTGATCGTGTTCTTCCTGGTCATGTTGAATCTGGTGGTGGACATCATCTACACGGTGCTGGACCCCCGCGTACGTCTGGATAGCCGCCGATGAACACCAACGTCAATGTCCCCGCCTCCGCCGCGCCGGCCGCCGCGCGCAAGGAAGAAACGCCTTGGCGCCGCTTCGTGAAGGATTTCTTCGCCAGCAAGCTGGCCACCCTGGGCCTGGTGATGCTGGTGGTGATTGTGGGCGCCGCCGTGTTGGCGCCGTGGATCGCGCCGCAAAATCCTTACGACCTGGCGGTGCTGGACATCATGGATTCCAAGCTGAAGCCAGGCAGCGAAAGCAGCGATGGCTCCATGCACCACTGGCTGGGTACCGACGGGCAGGCGCGCGACCTGTTGTCGGCCATTCTCTATGGCATGCGCACCAGTTTGATGGTGGCTACCGTGTCGGTGCTGGCGGCCTTTGGCATCGGCGCCACCGTTGGCCTGATCGCGGCTTATTTTGGCGGCCGGATCGACGCGCTGCTGATGCGGATTGTGGATATCCAGTTGTCGTTTCCCGCCATCCTCGTTGCGCTTATGCTCTTGGCGATTTTGGGCAAGGGTGTGGATAAGGTGATCATCGCGCTGATTGTCGTGCAGTGGGCGTATTTCGCGCGGGCCGCGCGCGGCGCCGCGCTGGTGGAGCGTGGCAAGGAATATGTGGAGGCCGCGCGCTGTATGTCCTTGTCCTGGGGGCGTGTGCTGTTTCGTCATGTGCTGCCCAACTGTATGCCGCCGCTTATCGTGATCGCCACCATTGACCTGGCGCACGCCATCGCCTTGGAAGCCACGCTGTCGTTCCTGGGCGTGGGGGTACCGGTGACCGAGCCGTCGTTAGGCATGCTGATCTACAACGGCTTTGAATACCTGTTGTCGGGCCAGTACTGGATATCGTTCTTTCCCGGCATTGCGCTGGCGCTGGCCATCATCGCCATCAACCTGGTGGGCGACCACCTGCGCGATGTGCTCAACCCGCGTCACGCGAATTAGGGGCGGACGCGATGCAGACAAACGCTGTGGAAACGCCCTTGGCCGCACCCCCGACGGTTCTTGAAGTGCAAGGATTGAAGACGCACTTCTTCACGCGCAATGGCGTGGTGAAGGCGGTGGATGGTGTGGACCTGACCTTGGCCGAAGGCGAAATCCTGGGCCTGGTGGGCGAATCAGGATCAGGCAAGAGCATCACCGGTTTTTCGCTGATGGGTTTGCTGGACGAGCCGGGCCGCATCGTTGAAGGGCACCTGCGGCTGAACGGTGAAGACCTGCGCGGGGCAACGCCGAACCGCTGGCGCCAATTGCGGGGCCAGGAGATCGCGATGATCTTCCAGGACCCGATGATGACGCTGAACCCCGTGCTGCGCGTGGATACGCAAATGATCGAGGCGGTGCAAGCGCACCACAAGGTGTCGCGCGAACAAGCGCGGCAACGC
It contains:
- a CDS encoding ABC transporter permease; the encoded protein is MLATIVRRLLQTIVVMLVMSALVFAGIYMVGDPVSMLASPEATEAQRAAISASLGLDLPLWRQYLIFMSQAVQGDFGNSFLTGEPAMHLILERMPATVELACVAMLMSVLIGVPLGILAGLKPQAPGSRAIMTGSVLGFSLPNFWVGLMLIMVFAVMLGWVPAGGRGKTVSIGSLELSVLTLSGWMSLALPAATIAIAKCAMIIRVTRAATREALPMDYIKFARAKGLSEKRVLGVHLLKNILIPVVTVAGLEFGQVMAFAVVTETVFSWPGMGKLLIDSIINLDRPVVVAYLLLIVFFLVMLNLVVDIIYTVLDPRVRLDSRR
- a CDS encoding ABC transporter substrate-binding protein, producing the protein MASRFSRVLACGSAAVMLAFGTFSSAMARDLVIALKTEPSSMDPQYHALTPNTQISQTIFDTLVATDAQLKPKAALAESWTVDGKVWTFKLRPNVKFSDGTPFTAEDVVFTYDRVPKVPNSPSPFTLYLGSVEKTEAVDPMTVRITTKQAAPNLLVNLAQLPILSKKAASGPAPEGKTTTELNSGDGLIGTGPYKFVSWKRGAEFVLARNENYWGKKPEWDRVVYRPISNAAARVAALLAGDVDMIEDPPTDDLPKLKSDKKLFVEETPSVRVVYVALDQYAEPSPGIKGTDKNPMKDKRVREALSLAINRQALVERVMGGVALPAGNMLPYPMFGSSKEHSKAPKADVEKAKALLKEAGYPDGFSITLGSPSGRYVNDSKVAQAIASMWTRIGVKTSVDAMAPPVFFKNRDSYAFSAYLAGWSVTSGEMSNALTSLLVTRNPEAGLGTTNRSRYSNPKMDELVKEASSTMDEAKRAELLSKASNMAMDDYAMLPIHFELSVWAMKNDIRYQGRPDQVTLAQFATLKK
- a CDS encoding ABC transporter permease; this translates as MNTNVNVPASAAPAAARKEETPWRRFVKDFFASKLATLGLVMLVVIVGAAVLAPWIAPQNPYDLAVLDIMDSKLKPGSESSDGSMHHWLGTDGQARDLLSAILYGMRTSLMVATVSVLAAFGIGATVGLIAAYFGGRIDALLMRIVDIQLSFPAILVALMLLAILGKGVDKVIIALIVVQWAYFARAARGAALVERGKEYVEAARCMSLSWGRVLFRHVLPNCMPPLIVIATIDLAHAIALEATLSFLGVGVPVTEPSLGMLIYNGFEYLLSGQYWISFFPGIALALAIIAINLVGDHLRDVLNPRHAN